Part of the Henckelia pumila isolate YLH828 chromosome 2, ASM3356847v2, whole genome shotgun sequence genome is shown below.
TATCAGCTTGTGTCGTAAATGTCGGACATTGTTCCACATATGTTTGGtattattccaaatatgagaTAATTCGAACCGAAATTATTTTCACTAGGCAATGGTTATCTTTAGATCcaaacttcttttttttttttttttttttttttttatcttggtAAGTAAACTAACACATGCTCAATTAAGCCTCATGTGTACTATTGTTGTGGTTGTGTTGTGCCAAACCCAAGTATcacatatgattttttttaataatgtaGTTCAGATATATAAATCGTCTTTAAAATTAGTATAATCGATTACTAAATATCATGTTCAAAAATTGTTGCAGTTGTGAGTTAACATTATTTTAGACAGTGAGCAATTAATTATGTCAATACATGTGATCTTATTGGATAATGGGTAATGTGTTCTCTTCTACATTAATCGAAGTAGTGCATATGGTATTACATGACAAACACTAATGTAATTGGTCGACAACTCTTACGACAATGAAAACTGGTCATAATCATCATAATGTGTGTTAAATACCTAAAAATAACATCTCGGTACATGCGCAAAAAATGAGTCTctctgtaacacccgaaaattttaatatgtaaatttgcatgcataattaaggaaaataattatttaaaatttatatttgggttaaatgacatttatgtgttattatgtggattatatgcatgatttaaatttatgagatcatttaacccgcagttattgtatttttagatttttgaaaatatttttgagtcgatcgcgtagacgggaccgtggacggacgagatgccaaaatatttagccaaaaatattttatgagttttatgagccttaaaataatattttaagatattttgtcaagaaaattttagtatttagttatatatttatttaagggttgattttcagccaaaataagtcattttaatgactttatttaaaatttaaaaatttcttaatttataatttcgggatttatgcttttacatcagattattattattataagagagttttaattatatttttttaggtATATTATCTagatacataatatttttaattattaaactaTTATTAAACTTAAACCTACCCCAAACCCCACCACCATTTTCTTAGCCGACACCATCTCTTCCCACATGTTCATCAGCCTCCTCCACCATTTTTGACAGAAAACTTCAagccccatagccgatcaagctctagttttgaaggtttttggtccgttcgtcgtcccggagacccgtaaacgcatcaacCTTTGTCTATAAATTTAAAAGGCATGTTTAAATCTTTTTTTTGGcaaccatataagctattatacatgaataatatttttgtttcagaatttattagccATGGTTCGAATTTATTGCAAGTATGAATGAATTGTTGCATGTTTTGGTGCATTCATGATCATAACTCGTTTTTGGCCTTGCATGGTTCAGTCCAGAGGCTAGGGCTCGAATCAGAGGTGGGCTAGGGTCCTAGGAAGCGAGCCATGATCGGATTACAGGGGCTGGAGTCGGCTAGGTTCAGGTCTAGGGTCGAGTTGGTCAAAGAGCTGCAGTTTAGGGTTTATGAGCGGCTTCTTCGCTTGGGCCATGGCTCGGGCtgagccatggtgggttaggaccgcccagacgtgggctacgtctgggcggcggcgctccggccaggggcggccggatctggccggcagcaggccaagaaggcctgctgctcgcggccaaGAGAGGAAGAGGGGGGGGAATCGGGTTTGGGGTTTGGAGgttgctgggtcgggtctgggtggtccgggtcaggtctgtagggtagtgggtcgggtcaagtgagtccgggttcgggttaggtgggtcgggctcgagtattttaattttaaagtgtttaatgttttaattggtttttggaccaattaatttgaaataaaattatttaggcctccaaataattttatttgggctttcaaaattatttttaagttagcccgatgatttttatgggcttgtgggcccataggaatttttgggtcagtcagtgattttattgggccagtccaggaatttttatgaattaattagttattgggcctaaatatttttatttaagcccaataacatttaagtattttattttagtaaaaattataatttttaaaattatttattaattatgggctttaagttagttaatgaactttaagtcagttaaggggtttagtagagagaccagcagtctggaccaacccatgaaaaataaataagtccggaatatatatttaattattttatgcataaagtttatattttaagtataagtatatttattatgaaaataaattaaatatatattacggacatattttcagtgcatgcattcatgaaatttcttatgtatataattatgtaaatgatgagcaataaaatattttggtgaaaattgaagtatgtgtgacataggggtggttttccaccatatgattcggtagttttactaccataggggtgattatccaccatatgattcggtagtttactaccataggaggtgatttatcaccgccatcgtacgttggttcaggagactgatcagtcgacacatgagcgtcacacttacggttaggaccatcttcaggtttcaaaagcattgctcaattatgttatatatgatgaagaagtaatatgtttatgattatggttatgattcagtttatgattcagcagttttattatgtgatgaaaatatttccatgcatgctcatgtacatgtatatgtattagtaattatgtgatgcattatttttaaccttattataaaggattagacatgttgagcccctaggctcactacgcttatatggtgcaggtgagcatgatgacgtttatgtagctcctaccggtggtgaggacttatgagctcacggagcagtggaccccgtgaccgtcgcagctatttagtttattatgttgaTAACTCACCATAATAATCGTAATGTGTGTTTAAACACATGAGGATAACATCTCGGTGCATGCATAACGAATGAGTTTTCTATTCTCAATTTTTGTCAAATCGTAAAGAAAATATCCAAGATTGCTCTaaataagttatggattattcCAGATCAAAGAAAATTCGAACCGAAATTATTTTCACTAGGAAAATTTGATCTTCAGTGCTAAAATTTGTATCCTGAAAAATAGAACAACGCATGCCCAATTAGACCGCATGTGTACTGTTATTATGCATGTGTTGTGCCAAATACCGATATAACATATGCTCTTTTAATAGTAGAGTTCAAATATATACGTCGTCTTACAAATTTGTATAATCAATGAATAAATATCATATTCAACAATTGTTACAGTTGAGAGTTAACATTTACTCTATTGTAAACTTTAGGAAATGAATCATATGAACACATGTGATCTCAATGAATAATGAGTAATGTATTCTTATTCTACAATTGTCAAAGTAGTGTATATGACATTACATGACAAACATTAATGTAattgattgaaaattattaCGACAATGAAAACTCACCATAATCATCATAATGTGTGTTAAACACCTGAGGATAACATCTCAGTGCATGCGTAAAGAATGAGTTTCTCGTTCTCAATTTTTCTTAAATCGTGCAAAAAATATCCCAGATTGTTCTaaataagttatggattattcCAAATCAGAGACAATTCGAACCGAAAATTACTTTCACTAGGAAAATTTGATCTTCGGTGCTAAAATTTGTATCCTGGAAAATAGAACAACACATGCCCAATTAGACCACATGTGTACTGTTATTATGCATGTGTTGTGCCAGATACCAGTATCGCATTTGCATTTTTAATAGTGGAGTTCAAATACATTTGTCGTCTTAAAAATTGATATAATCGATGGCTAAATATCTCATTCAAAAATTGTTATAGTTGAGAGTTAACATTAGTTACTCAATTGTAGACATTGAGAAATATATGATATGAACACATGTTATCTCATTGAATAATGCTTAACATTAGTTACTCAATTATAGACATTGAGAAATATATGATATCAACACATGTTATCTCATTGAATAATGCTTAATGTATTCTTCTTCTACATTTTTCACATACATTACAAACACTAATGTAATTGGTCGACAAATCTTATGATAATTAAAACTCATCATAGTTATCACAATGTTCGTTAAACACCTAAGGATAATATCTCGGTGCATATGCAAAGAATGAGTTTCTCGTTCCCGGTTCATGTCAAATTGTGCAAAAAATGTCCAAGATTGTTCTAGATAGGTTATGTATTATTCCAAAGGTTTGatacctaatttttttttttttccataaaaGCCTCAATTGATACTATAATCAAAATGAATTATACCACAAATATTAATCACCCACTTCGGTAATTAGACCAATAATAAAATTGTGTagtaataattattaaattatatatattaaatttttattctaATTATCCATGGAGCAAATGCGATACGATACGTATacaatgtatttttattttattttaacaaataaaagtaaatatatttttggatgTTAATTTAAATTAGGGTTATAAATGTAAATTTTACTTTGTAGTAATTATTTCGAAACAAAATaagttttttataaaaaaaactgaGTCACTGAAGTTTTTTGCAAATCACAAGTATTAATATTGATACGTCaaaatgtattatatatagAGTTTGTATTCTTTTTCTTAGTATATTTTTCGTTAACCAAATtaatcattaaaaaatattattccaaATTTAAAACTTGGAAATatcttaaatttttaaaaatgattggttatcatttaaaaaataacaaataatagttgtaataattattttaaatattaacaatcaaatttagatactcgatttttttaaaacaaaattcataaccaatatattaattattatgtaTACTAATGagcagagaaaaaaaaattaattctaaAGCAAGTCTAGAAAAGAAAGAGAAACAATatcatttaaaacaaaaaaaaatgacatTATTGGGTTTTTATATGTTACAAGGGGTATTATGGTACTTTGGTTAGGTATAGGGAGTTGGAACAAATAAAGATTTGGCAGTAGGGAGTTGTAACACATATAATCTGACATAGGGATTGACAAACAACTTAGGTTTGCTATTAGGGATTTATTGATAATTTTCCGGGCTAAATAATGATaaacaaatttaattaaaattgttCGAGTAACAATCCTATTTTATGAATTGATACGGCTATTGAACTTACTAAAATTAAAACAATCATTACTGCTTTCATtttcaatataaaattatacagtataatataatttttttgtgtgtCTAAAATCACAATAGTTTTGAAAGAATTTCTAAGAAACATTTCTCGATTTGAATAAACGAACACTTAAAAAGAACAGAAAGCTAAGGATGTCAATATTATAAAAGGAACAATCGATATCACCCATGATCATATTTGTTGCGCCAAATACCAATTGATTTAAACCAGAATCCTTGATTTTCCGgccaaaaacaataaaattacaaaccaagaattcattcacaacgAGCATGCATCTGATAAGAAGAATGAAAGACCCTCAAGCATCTACAAAATTGCTCAACTTCTAATATCTTTAAGACGATATACACGAATTTTCTATCGTATTCCTCAGAGGTCATATCATTAATATGAATAGAAACCCCTTCATAATTTGACTTTCGATGTTCTTCTGGAATTTAGGAAAAGAAAGAGGAGCAGTAACAACAAAAACCCGGAAAGGGCTAATAAAGACGGGAATTTCCAAGAAGGGGGCCCATAAAAATCGGCATATGCACTTGAATTGAAGGTGCTTTCCACCTTCTCCTGCAAATCAATGGCATAAAATGAGGCTTTTGATGAAGAAACCATCTCAAGTCATTCAAAGACTCAGAATAAGTGACAATTGGTAGAAACTAGAAACCACATAATTTATTACACTAAACATCGGATGACTTTGATAGGAATGACTAGTGAGTAACCTCACATAAACTGCAAAAGGAGTTGAGTGCTGAATCAACATTGAATCATCTGCTTCCGCTCAAATATTTGAAGACGTTTCggcaaatatctttcaaatggCATAGAACTGCAGGATGTGACATGGGTCTCATAGAAGCAACGGTCTGAGACCAGAAGGGGAGGGAAAATTTGACTCAAATGTCACTAGTTCAAATACCACAACCCTTTAAAATCATGGTTAATTCTACAGTTCTGTTTCCAATATTGATTCATATGATAATTAAAAACAAGATAAATTGCACCCTAAACACTTATCCAATATGGTAGGTACACAAAGCAGAGTACAAATGAGAACCCTATTTATCCAACATAAGTGCGTTGAATTTAGACTCAGCAAAAGAGAAGGGAACTCACAGAATAAGCCATGCTTTGCATCATACGTGATTGCTGCTTAGAAAAAATGTCTTGAGCATAGTTGTAGAGTTCTACATCTAAGCTGTTGAGTAATGTAATTTCCTGGATGAGTGCTTCCGGTACCAGAAGACGAGCCTGGAAAATTCAATTATTGGGATACGAGTACAATAATATTGATACTTTAAAGCAGAGTCAATTTATTGTGCGAACAAGATCACAATTTTAAGCCCTTTATACCTCTTTAGTGAGGTTTGCTGGAGCAATCCGCTTCAGAGAATTTACACGTCGCTCTGCTTGGGTGTTTCTTAAGGTTGAAATACAGGATTCATATGATTCCATAAGTTTCCCCACAGTAAGCTGATACAGTGACAGATAAAATTAGCTCTGCATAAAACAAGAAGCAAACCGACAGATTCAATCTCAAACATTAAAAAGCAAGCCAAAAGCCAATTCTATGAGCCCCACATTTTTGTGCCCCACTTCTTCCTGTCTGGTTGAGGAAATATTCTTTAGCATTTGACGAGCATTGTTGCCCTGTTATCAGTAAATTGAAATTGTTGTAACATTTAATTTTCCACATGCTCAGATGAAAAGTAGATTCTTACTTGATTATTAGCATCATGTTGTGCATCGGAAAGTGAGGAGCTCTGTTCTGCATCAAAAAAGAATATGGTTAAAGAAAAGTGATGTGCTTATATACAGAGCGGAAGTGCCTTTATTCTAATACAAAATGATTATAATGCATTGAAACTCATTTCCGCATTCAGAACCACAGGATAGAAGCAAAACACAGGCAATAACGGGAATCAAGCATCAAAATTTGCACCAAAACCAGAGGATGCGTAAATGACGTGAAAATTGTACTTCAAACTTATGTCGCCCAATACCTGAATCCTCATTACTTGCAACATCTGTACTGGAGCCCGACGCTAAGTGTTGAGATATCACTTGTGCACCAACGACATTTGCAAAAATAGTGGCCGATTGTTTATGATTCTCAGTGAGTCCAACATACAGCATATTATCCAACCGCTTCTGCAAGATTTGTAACGATCTACCATGAATAAAACGACTTGAGTAAAGAAATCATATCATCGTGGAAATGGCCAAACTGATATCTTGCACGCTTGTGGAAACCATCTAATTTTTAACACTACCTTTGCCACTTTAAGCACGTAATCGCCCAGGGTCTGATGCTTGAATACACAATGGCGAATATCATGTGCGTCCACAAAATAAGAGTTGTTCGTGAGACCAGCAATCTGGGGATTCAGAAAATAAATCATCCAACCATATGCATTTAAGGTCCAAAGTACACCTTTGCCACATCAAAAATATCGTCAAGACAGCGAATTTGGAACACACTAAAACACCTGGAAAGTGGCCCCATTGTGGATAATCTCCTGAGCAATAGGGTTGTTAATGTACTCATGTAGAGGCATCAAGATGTCTTCCATGTCGTAGGGGTTATTGGTTGCTAAATAAGAATCCCCTTTAAGCTTTCTAGCATCCCTCTGCCATAAGATGTAAAGCACATCGTTAGATAGGATGTTCGATGCGCAAACATAGGGAAGGGTCATACCGATATTTTTCTAGAATGGAAGGGCAAAAGAAGGACAacaatctgaattttttttggTGCAAATAAAGTTTGATTGGTGATGCAGATCGAGCAGAAACGTAGACAAGAATGTTGAAGCAAGTAGAGACACCACTGAAGAAATTTACAAAGGAAAAATCTGCATAGTAAGCTTCACTAAAGAGAAATAGGAAACTTAAAAGCATTACATTGAGAGGTCATACTATGGTGGAATGGTGGTGGTACAAGCTGCAAAAAGCTAGCTGAGGGGCAGGAAATGAAAAACAATCTTCATGTAGGAATATACTATATGTCTTAATTCAGTAGGCTGTGTTCCTTGTCCTTGCTGGAAGGGGGGCAGAAACTATTGAAAGATAATGTTGCTCCAAAATCAAGGGAATCCCATAGCATCATTTATTTTTCAGCCACAAGCTCTTTCCAATTGATCAGGAATGTGAAGAAAAACCTCCCAACCAAAAATTGCCGAAATTTGAATGATAAAAAACATGTCAACACTAGTTTCTGAACTCACCCGAGCAAACAGATCTTCCCTCATCCAAGGAACCAAATATTTCCAAGGCCAGATATCTAGCGTGCTTACTCCAGTTGTCTTGCCACGCACACGTTTAGCCATTCTCGCCACAGATGTTAAGTTAGGATGAATCAAAAACCTAGCAGCCACCTCCACAGAAAATTCATAGGTGCTAAAAATACGGTCAATTGGATTTCTAAGTATTGTCACCACTGAAATTTTCTCCTTGGGAAATTTGGACATCATACTATAGTCATCATGGGTACTTAACAATCCACAGTTAGTTTTCCTGCATAATAAAAGAAACGTGTACATCTTAAACATCtagaaaaaaatatacataaataGGAGAGAGATTTTCACATAAGATAAAGAAATGTTAATATGTTGTGGTACAAATTATATTCTTTTCCCATTTTGTTTGTGTAAAGCAAATTATAGTCACAGAAAACAAACCACCAAGTAATAGTTTCCAGTACAAAGAGGCAACAAGCAAAAATAAAACCATTCAATTAATTGATGGATCAGCTTGCTGGATCTTGAACCAGATAACAAAATGAAGCCATGGCTAGCCCTTCAATAAGTCCTTTTCATTTCCCATTATTCTTTATCAATACTAACAATTTTTGACACGCATGTATATCAAATTCAATAtaaagtataattttttttatgaatttgtcATACCCTGTAATTATATTGGTGTAATTTTCTTTatctaaattttttgttttgagtttttattttattatgcttttctcataattatattatattatattataatataaatatgtataatcattattttcttttattactTTAGAATACTGAAATTAATATGGTATGTTATTGATTAGATGAAGTAACTGGTAAGTATTTTGAAAATTGAGAAATAAATCCAATTATCAAGGGCAATGATCTGTATAGGGGTATTGTACGAAGAATACATGAAAACATACCAAAAGACCAAGGTTGTTATGATGTGGTGTTCTTCCTTTATAATATAGTGATAGATGGTCATAGATAAATTCAATCTAATTTTCCTTTTCATTTCTGGGTTCACAAAGTATATCTTtggccatatcatcatcatataGTCCCAcaccattaaattaaataacataAAAGAAACTAATTCTATCTGAGTAATCaaatttcaattctctcatgTAACACCTGTTGCAAAAATAGCTTTCAAGCCTGCTCTTCTGCCTCAAAAACACGTATATCAATAATCAAATGTTAATCCACATCACACTATCAAGGTGGGATAAAATCATGAtttgatatttcaaattttggacAATGACCACTCTTTGTAAGGTCGTGGAGCTTTTCAAGATTGAAAACATCCGGCAAAAACCGAATGTCTGACAGCAGTTCACAAGTATTTGTGGTCTCAGGCCTCATGCCTACCAATGCACCATCTAAAAAGATCTCAAATTGTTTCCAAAGGAGGACATTACGGAAGAACAAATGAGTTGGCTGCTTCATCAGATCAAATACAGCACAACATCATCTCATCGGTATATGACATGCAAATGATTGGATAGACATAAGATGAAAGGAACTGAAATATACCTTGGATTAAACCTCAACTTATCATAAGACCGTGGACATTCCTGGGAGTTGGAGTAAAGCTTCTTCAGGAAACTGTGAACATATATTAGAGAAATGCAGAGAATCAGTACTTTGCAATTCAGaaaatgtttgattatttttagtCGGATAATTTGCTGCTTCTCTTATTGTGAGTGGGGTGTCAAGTGTGCCAtattccagtattaatatataaatagaaAGTTACCAGTGTAGATAAGTTCGTCCTCCTGTTCGTGGTATATGAAGAAAAAATAGCAGGTCCCGCAATTCATGTTTGTCACCTTTAACATCAGAATCAAGGGAAGATAATGCCCACTTCTTGACAATATGTTCACACTGCTCATAATTATCAGCTATGGCAGATACTGTTTCTTTAATAGAAACTGCAGAAAGGAATTCGAACTTCAATAGTTTGTTACAGAACCtcatttaattaaattacaAATGTTAATAGATCTTCATCTCATTAAACACACACTCAGGCACAAAGTCCCATCATGGTCGTAAATTATCACACCACAATTAAACAAGGATTCTCACGGGGAATCAACCCCCATTATATTAACTTCACTAACAGAAGTATTGCAAAGAATTAAAGTTCAGTCTATGCCCTAAAACAAAAAATCTTCCTCGACCCCCTACAAATGGCTTTAAATAGTTTTACACAACGAGGTTTTCTGGCGCAGAAAGAAGAAACTTCGACACGTTACAACCATTTGCTCACATAGAATATAAAAcatcaaataaacataaaaagatgTACTTCGACAAACCAAAATAAACATACCAGATAGAAGAAGCAACATGATTATCCCCAGCTTAATGTAAACCATCACGCACCTTGTTCCCACCTCACAAAAGAACTGCTTAAAAGGGGGGGCAAGGCCTAATCACTGATTTGGGGAAAAAACAAAACGAACAAAAAAAATCCAAGCTTTTTCAATAATGCATCAGCCTGTCAAACAGAAACACAAAGAACAAACCTTTAATACAAAAACGCTACAAAATGACAACTACTACCGCGTTATTCGCGGAAAAATCCCTatatgacaaatatttttgaaacttcGAATATTACACACATCGAAAGACGTAAAAATTCGTGCATACCAACAAGTATAGACTATAGAGTGCCGAAATCTCGTGCTCATAAATTCCAACGCATTGCAGGGTTTCCGGCAGACAAACTTTACGATCAGACCGAGGGGCTCCCACTCTTCGTTGGACCCCCTCCGATTCGTAAAGCTTCTGACTCAAACCCTCGAAACTTTTCCGAATCCGAACAACTCCACCAGAAAATTTCTGAAACCCAAAATTCTCCCTTCGAACGACCGAGCGAGGGACAGACAACGGCTGAGAATGAATAAATAAGCTTGTAACGTGTGTATGTAGTAGCAAAATGGCAAAATcggattataaatttttaccccATTTATATTTCGACAATTGTCACATGgattgacttttttttttttttttaaaccggATTGACTTTTTAAGTCTATATTATAATTTCttgttatattataaaaataaaatataatttcacaACATATATACATCTGTTCAATATAATCTATACAATCTAtacacatataatataataatgcactattagaattttattaatatttgttaATTATGTTTTACCATATCAAGTTATTTGTTTCCAAACATGTATTCAAGTGAAATCACACCAAAACTAGTTAGTTTAGTGGCATAAACTTTTCCCAACC
Proteins encoded:
- the LOC140883531 gene encoding protein-tyrosine sulfotransferase isoform X2 codes for the protein MVYIKLGIIMLLLLSVSIKETVSAIADNYEQCEHIVKKWALSSLDSDVKGDKHELRDLLFFLHIPRTGGRTYLHCFLKKLYSNSQECPRSYDKLRFNPRKTNCGLLSTHDDYSMMSKFPKEKISVVTILRNPIDRIFSTYEFSVEVAARFLIHPNLTSVARMAKRVRGKTTGVSTLDIWPWKYLVPWMREDLFARRDARKLKGDSYLATNNPYDMEDILMPLHEYINNPIAQEIIHNGATFQIAGLTNNSYFVDAHDIRHCVFKHQTLGDYVLKVAKKRLDNMLYVGLTENHKQSATIFANVVGAQVISQHLASGSSTDVASNEDSEQSSSLSDAQHDANNQGNNARQMLKNISSTRQEEVGHKNLTVGKLMESYESCISTLRNTQAERRVNSLKRIAPANLTKEARLLVPEALIQEITLLNSLDVELYNYAQDIFSKQQSRMMQSMAYSTVASMRPMSHPAVLCHLKDICRNVFKYLSGSR
- the LOC140883531 gene encoding protein-tyrosine sulfotransferase isoform X3; the protein is MVYIKLGIIMLLLLSVSIKETVSAIADNYEQCEHIVKKWALSSLDSDVKGDKHELRDLLFFLHIPRTGGRTYLHCFLKKLYSNSQECPRSYDKLRFNPRKTNCGLLSTHDDYSMMSKFPKEKISVVTILRNPIDRIFSTYEFSVEVAARFLIHPNLTSVARMAKRVRGKTTGVSTLDIWPWKYLVPWMREDLFARRDARKLKGDSYLATNNPYDMEDILMPLHEYINNPIAQEIIHNGATFQIAGLTNNSYFVDAHDIRHCVFKHQTLGDYVLKVAKKRLDNMLYVGLTENHKQSATIFANVVGAQVISQHLASGSSTDVASNEDSEQSSSLSDAQHDANNQLTVGKLMESYESCISTLRNTQAERRVNSLKRIAPANLTKEARLLVPEALIQEITLLNSLDVELYNYAQDIFSKQQSRMMQSMAYSEKVESTFNSSAYADFYGPPSWKFPSLLALSGFLLLLLLFLFLNSRRTSKVKL
- the LOC140883531 gene encoding protein-tyrosine sulfotransferase isoform X1; this translates as MVYIKLGIIMLLLLSVSIKETVSAIADNYEQCEHIVKKWALSSLDSDVKGDKHELRDLLFFLHIPRTGGRTYLHCFLKKLYSNSQECPRSYDKLRFNPRKTNCGLLSTHDDYSMMSKFPKEKISVVTILRNPIDRIFSTYEFSVEVAARFLIHPNLTSVARMAKRVRGKTTGVSTLDIWPWKYLVPWMREDLFARRDARKLKGDSYLATNNPYDMEDILMPLHEYINNPIAQEIIHNGATFQIAGLTNNSYFVDAHDIRHCVFKHQTLGDYVLKVAKKRLDNMLYVGLTENHKQSATIFANVVGAQVISQHLASGSSTDVASNEDSEQSSSLSDAQHDANNQGNNARQMLKNISSTRQEEVGHKNLTVGKLMESYESCISTLRNTQAERRVNSLKRIAPANLTKEARLLVPEALIQEITLLNSLDVELYNYAQDIFSKQQSRMMQSMAYSEKVESTFNSSAYADFYGPPSWKFPSLLALSGFLLLLLLFLFLNSRRTSKVKL